The DNA region GCGGTACAAATCTCTGCTACATTGGCGTCGAAGTTGACCCCCGCACCGATCGCGTTATCGTCATGTCGGTAATAGATAATTTAATGAAAGGTCAGGCCGGCCAAGCTGTTCAGTGTATGAACCTGATGAGCGGTTGGGAAGAAACCTTGGGATTACCCCAAATGAGTTTTTATCCCTAATTAGGGGTTAGGGGTTAGGGGTTAGGGGTTAGGGGAAGAGGGAAGAGGGAAGAGGGAAGAGAGAGAGGGAAGAGGGAAAAGGGAAGAGGGAAAAGGGAAAAGATTTATTCTCCTGCTCTCCCGCTCCCCCACTCTCCCGCTCCCCCACTCCCTCTTCCCTAAGCCCTAATCCCGACGCCCTAGCCTTACTTTGGCCCTAACCCGACAGCGCCTGCGTAAAGGGCTTGGTCGCCTAATTCTTCCTCAATTCGCAGCAGTCGGTTGTATTTAGCTACACGTTCGCTGCGACAGAGGGAACCAGTTTTAATTTGACCGGCGCGAGTAGCTACAGCTAAGTCGGCTATGGTGGTATCTTCTGTTTCGCCAGAACGGTGACTGATGATCGATCGATAGCTGTTGCGAGTGGCCATATCGATCGTTTCCAAAGTTTCCGTTAAAGAGCCAATTTGATTGAGCTTAATCAAAATGGCATTACCGGCATTGGTTTCGATGCCTTTTCGCAACCGTGTGGGGTTGGTGACAAACAAGTCATCGCCGACTAGCTGGACGCTAGAACCTAACTTCTGGGTTAGCAAAGTCCAGTTTTGCCAGTCTTCTTCGTGCAGTCCATCTTCAATAGAAACAATCGGATACTGCCCAACCAGCTTAGCTAGATAATCGATGAACTCAGCGGGCGAGTGAGCTGCACCATCATAAACGTACTGGCCCTGTTTGTAGAATTCGCTGGCTGCTACATCTAGCGCCAAAGCAACTTCTTCTCCAGGTTTATAGCCAGCTTTCTCAATGGCAGCTACCAACAAATCCAAAGCCGCCTGATTCGATTCTAAGTTCGGTGCAAATCCACCTTCATCGCCTACTCCGGTCAGCAAACCTTTGTCGTGCAACACTTTGCTTAGGGAGGAAAACACTTCTGCACCCCAGCGTAAGGCTTCTCGGAAAGTAGGTGCGCCTACAGGCACAATCATGAATTCTTGAAAATCCACATTGTTGTCAGCGTGGGCACCACCGTTGATTACATTCATCAAGGGCACAGGTAACAGGTTAGCCAAAGGGCCACCCAAGTAGCGATATAGAGGCAGGGTCAGTGCAGCTGCACTGGCTTTCGCTGCTGCCAGGGAAACTGCCAAAATAGCATTTGCGCCCAGATTCGATTTATTTTGGGAACCATCTAAATCGATCATGGTGCGATCGATCAGTTCCTGGTTAACTGCATCGAGATCGATCAGTTCCGGGGCAATTTTTTCTTTGACATTTTCCACTGCGGTGAGAACTCCCTTGCCTCCGTAACGGCTTTTATCGCCGTCCCGCAGTTCGTGAGCTTCAAAAGTGCCGGTAGAAGCACCGCTGGGAACTTGGGCTAGTCCCATGACGCCGTTAATCAGATGGACTTCTGCTTCAACGGTAGGACGCCCGCGAGAGTCGAGAATTTCTCGCGCCTGAATAAATTCGATCGCAGTATCTAGTGTGTCGGTCATAATCAACCTTGTGATAGCGCTGATGAGAATTGGCTTGCGACGGGCAGCAGTGCTTTCGGATCGAGATGCACTCCTGCAAGCCCGATCGTTAAGCATAGATGCTCAACAGACTTTTCACACCCAGATTAAAAATGTCTGCGGATTTGGTTTGTGATTTTGTTAACAAAGCTGTGTAACTGGCGATAGACGAGGATACTGCGAGCCAACCCGTACAATAGAAAACAGTGAAAGCATTTGGAATTGGTTATGCGACTGCTACATACAATGCTGCGCGTCGGCAACCTGGAAGAATCCCTTAAGTTCTACACCCAAGTGCTGGGTATGAAGTTGCTGCGCCAAAAAGATTATCCAGATGGCAAGTTTACTCTGGCTTTTGTGGGATACGGCGACGAGTCTGACCACACGGTCTTAGAATTAACTTACAACTGGGGTACTGACAAGTACGATTTGGGCGATGCTTACGGTCATATTGCCATTGGCGTCGATGATATTTACGCTACCTGTGCAGAAATCAAGGCTCGTGGCGGTAAAGTAGTGCGGGAACCCGGGCCGATGAAACACGGTAGTACGGTAATT from Aerosakkonema funiforme FACHB-1375 includes:
- the gloA gene encoding lactoylglutathione lyase, whose product is MRLLHTMLRVGNLEESLKFYTQVLGMKLLRQKDYPDGKFTLAFVGYGDESDHTVLELTYNWGTDKYDLGDAYGHIAIGVDDIYATCAEIKARGGKVVREPGPMKHGSTVIAFIQDPDDYKIELIQLGTQGSATEKQKSKQELLTK
- the eno gene encoding phosphopyruvate hydratase, with amino-acid sequence MTDTLDTAIEFIQAREILDSRGRPTVEAEVHLINGVMGLAQVPSGASTGTFEAHELRDGDKSRYGGKGVLTAVENVKEKIAPELIDLDAVNQELIDRTMIDLDGSQNKSNLGANAILAVSLAAAKASAAALTLPLYRYLGGPLANLLPVPLMNVINGGAHADNNVDFQEFMIVPVGAPTFREALRWGAEVFSSLSKVLHDKGLLTGVGDEGGFAPNLESNQAALDLLVAAIEKAGYKPGEEVALALDVAASEFYKQGQYVYDGAAHSPAEFIDYLAKLVGQYPIVSIEDGLHEEDWQNWTLLTQKLGSSVQLVGDDLFVTNPTRLRKGIETNAGNAILIKLNQIGSLTETLETIDMATRNSYRSIISHRSGETEDTTIADLAVATRAGQIKTGSLCRSERVAKYNRLLRIEEELGDQALYAGAVGLGPK